The following coding sequences lie in one Danio rerio strain Tuebingen ecotype United States chromosome 25, GRCz12tu, whole genome shotgun sequence genomic window:
- the phf21ab gene encoding PHD finger protein 21A isoform X15, with amino-acid sequence MMELQTLQEALKVEIQVHQKLVAQMKQDPQNADLKKQLHELQAKITALSEKQKKVVEQLRKELLVKQEPDLKPQTFAATTDGKTVLLTAACPASQPLSGPPHNQGAPQKTLTVTPVITAKTLPLVLKAATSTMPASMATQRSAVAMVTAINNPTRPGANSDSQSTPINLQMASKLPNQDTDAGTRIVSKNVIVVQATTTSAQPIKVPQFVPPPRLTPRPTFQPQVRPKPPTPINVPIAPAPPPPMVAAPLIQRPLMLTTKLTSSLPASAGPIHQVRIVNGQQCTTIDKTTTTVTGTTQLAGIVISPAQTLQISNLNSDMKTVKPQGGPEQVVIKTPPSSSPPLPPPPAKVKREESPQKLAFMVSLGLVTHDHLEEIQSRRQERKRRTTANPVYSGAVFEPERKKSAVTYLNTPLHQGTRKRANEDPLSKILKKEEAIPWPGTLAIVHSYIAYKEAKEEEKQKLMKWSAELKLEREQLEQRVKQLSNSITKCMETKNSILARQKDMQASLEKVKHLVRLIQSFNFTQSIETETLKDSKQDCTESGSIKDSKDTTQVCVQESPTEPSVQVPAAVAVPEVKAEPEVGEMAEPAAAVTPEAVSGESGVSVLEVPKTTVDEDMMDTAKTVEPVESPQVRDVKTNGGTDCVCTGLNPEEESTVDAVDSENIPPIDSSCAEDAGKMEVELQEDGSHGMNTNNGKTSEPSQQALPAPLSSVDNPK; translated from the exons ATGATGGAATTGCAAACATTACAGGAGGCCCTGAAAGTGGAAATACAAGTCCATCAG AAACTTGTCGCCCAAATGAAGCAGGATCCACAG AACGCAGATCTGAAGAAACAGCTTCACGAGTTGCAGGCAAAAATCACGGCTCTGAGTGAGAAACAG aAAAAAGTGGTGGAGCAGTTGCGGAAGGAGTTGCTGGTGAAACAGGAGCCCGATCTGAAGCCGCAGACGTTTGCAGCAACCACAGATGGTAAAACCGTACTGCTGACGGCCGCTTGTCCTGCTTCACAGCCGCTATCAGGCCCTCCACACAACCAGGGGGCGCCACAG AAGACTCTCACCGTGACGCCGGTCATAACTGCAAAGACTCTACCTCTCGTGCTGAAAGCTGCCACCTCCACCATGCCTGCTTCCATGGCAACGCAACGCTCCGCAGTCGCCATGGTCACTGCCATCAACAACCCCACGAGACCCGGCGCCAATTCCGACTCTCAGAGCACACCAATCAACCTTCAGAtggccagcaagctacccaatcagGACACGGATGCTGGCACGCGGATCGTGTCCAAGAATGTCATAGTC GTACAGGCCACCACCACCTCTGCCCAGCCTATCAAAGTTCCCCAGTTTGTCCCTCCTCCTAGATTGACGCCTCGACCCACCTTTCAGCCACAG GTTCGACCAAAACCCCCCACTCCCATCAATGTGCCCATCGcgccagctcctcctcctcccaTGGTGGCAGCTCCTCTAATCCAGCGACCCCTGATGCTCACCACCAAACTGACATCATCTTTACCCGCCTCCGCTGGGCCCATCCATCAGGTGCGCATTGTGAATGGACAGCAGTGCACAACCATCGACAAGACCACAACAACAGTCACAGGCACCACGCAACTCGCAGGCATCGTCATCAGCCCTGCCCAGACACTTCAGATCAGCAATCTTAACTCAGACATGAAG ACTGTGAAACCACAGGGAGGACCAGAACAGGTGGTCATAAAAACACCACCTTcatcctctcctcctcttcctcctcccccAGCTAAGGTCAAACGAGAGGAAAGCCCACAG AAACTAGCCTTTATGGTGTCTCTTGGGTTGGTCACACATGATCATCTTGAAG AGATACAGAGTAGAAGACAAGAACGTAAAAGAAGAACAACGGCCAACCCAGTGTACAGTGGAGCAGTGTTTGAACCTGAG AGGAAAAAGAGTGCTGTCACTTACTTGAATACTCCACTGCATCAAGGCACCAGGAAGAGAG CCAATGAGGATCCCCTCTCTAAG ATTCTGAAGAAGGAAGAGGCCATTCCCTGGCCAGGTACCCTAGCAATCGTCCATTCCTATATTGCCTACAAAGAag CAAAAGAAGAAGAGAAGCAGAAGCTAATGAAATGGAGTGCTGAACTAAAGCTGGAACGGGAGCAACTAGAACAGAGAGTGAAACAGCTCAGCAACTCTATAACa AAATGCATGGAGACAAAGAACAGCATACTTGCCCGTCAGAAGGACATGCAGGCCTCTCTGGAAAAAGTGAAACACTTGGTCCGCCTAATCCAGAGCTTTAACTTCACTCAGTCCATAGAGACAGAGACCCTTAAGGATTCCAAACAGGACTGCACAGAGTCAGGAAGTATCAAAGACTCAAAGGACACTACACAAGTGTGTGTACAGGAGAGTCCCACCGAGCCTAGTGTGCAAGTACCAGCCGCTGTAGCAGTGCCCGAGGTGAAGGCAGAGCCAGAGGTCGGGGAAATGGCAGAGCCAGCAGCGGCAGTCACACCTGAGGCTGTATCAGGTGAATCGGGAGTTAGTGTCCTGGAAGTGCCCAAAACCACAGTTGACGAGGACATGATGGATACAGCAAAAACTGTGGAGCCTGTGGAGTCACCTCAGGTCAGAGATGTAAAGACAAACGGAGGAACGGACTGTGTTTGTACTGGGTTGAACCCAGAGGAGGAGAGTACCGTCGATGCCGTGGACTCGGAGAACATCCCTCCTATTGACAGCAGTTGTGCAGAGGATGCCGGGAAGATGGAAGTGGAGCTGCAGGAAGATGGAAGTCATGGCATGAACACCAACAACGGCAAAACCTCAGAACCTTCGCAGCAGGCTTTGCCAGCCCCTCTAAGCAGCGTGGACAACCCCAAATAG
- the phf21ab gene encoding PHD finger protein 21A isoform X3, which produces MMELQTLQEALKVEIQVHQKLVAQMKQDPQNADLKKQLHELQAKITALSEKQKKVVEQLRKELLVKQEPDLKPQTFAATTDGKTVLLTAACPASQPLSGPPHNQGAPQKTLTVTPVITAKTLPLVLKAATSTMPASMATQRSAVAMVTAINNPTRPGANSDSQSTPINLQMASKLPNQDTDAGTRIVSKNVIVVRPKPPTPINVPIAPAPPPPMVAAPLIQRPLMLTTKLTSSLPASAGPIHQVRIVNGQQCTTIDKTTTTVTGTTQLAGIVISPAQTLQISNLNSDMKTVKPQGGPEQVVIKTPPSSSPPLPPPPAKVKREESPQKLAFMVSLGLVTHDHLEEIQSRRQERKRRTTANPVYSGAVFEPERKKSAVTYLNTPLHQGTRKRGRPPKYSTTTTTSSSTAVPELGCNPLLSPTSSLPASPAPERPDTGGFPLSVHPHSVPQPSPSSGDGDIHEDFCTVCRRSGQLLMCDTCSRVYHLDCLDPPLKNIPKGMWICPKCQDQILKKEEAIPWPGTLAIVHSYIAYKEAKEEEKQKLMKWSAELKLEREQLEQRVKQLSNSITKCMETKNSILARQKDMQASLEKVKHLVRLIQSFNFTQSIETETLKDSKQDCTESGSIKDSKDTTQVCVQESPTEPSVQVPAAVAVPEVKAEPEVGEMAEPAAAVTPEAVSGESGVSVLEVPKTTVDEDMMDTAKTVEPVESPQVRDVKTNGGTDCVCTGLNPEEESTVDAVDSENIPPIDSSCAEDAGKMEVELQEDGSHGMNTNNGKTSEPSQQALPAPLSSVDNPK; this is translated from the exons ATGATGGAATTGCAAACATTACAGGAGGCCCTGAAAGTGGAAATACAAGTCCATCAG AAACTTGTCGCCCAAATGAAGCAGGATCCACAG AACGCAGATCTGAAGAAACAGCTTCACGAGTTGCAGGCAAAAATCACGGCTCTGAGTGAGAAACAG aAAAAAGTGGTGGAGCAGTTGCGGAAGGAGTTGCTGGTGAAACAGGAGCCCGATCTGAAGCCGCAGACGTTTGCAGCAACCACAGATGGTAAAACCGTACTGCTGACGGCCGCTTGTCCTGCTTCACAGCCGCTATCAGGCCCTCCACACAACCAGGGGGCGCCACAG AAGACTCTCACCGTGACGCCGGTCATAACTGCAAAGACTCTACCTCTCGTGCTGAAAGCTGCCACCTCCACCATGCCTGCTTCCATGGCAACGCAACGCTCCGCAGTCGCCATGGTCACTGCCATCAACAACCCCACGAGACCCGGCGCCAATTCCGACTCTCAGAGCACACCAATCAACCTTCAGAtggccagcaagctacccaatcagGACACGGATGCTGGCACGCGGATCGTGTCCAAGAATGTCATAGTC GTTCGACCAAAACCCCCCACTCCCATCAATGTGCCCATCGcgccagctcctcctcctcccaTGGTGGCAGCTCCTCTAATCCAGCGACCCCTGATGCTCACCACCAAACTGACATCATCTTTACCCGCCTCCGCTGGGCCCATCCATCAGGTGCGCATTGTGAATGGACAGCAGTGCACAACCATCGACAAGACCACAACAACAGTCACAGGCACCACGCAACTCGCAGGCATCGTCATCAGCCCTGCCCAGACACTTCAGATCAGCAATCTTAACTCAGACATGAAG ACTGTGAAACCACAGGGAGGACCAGAACAGGTGGTCATAAAAACACCACCTTcatcctctcctcctcttcctcctcccccAGCTAAGGTCAAACGAGAGGAAAGCCCACAG AAACTAGCCTTTATGGTGTCTCTTGGGTTGGTCACACATGATCATCTTGAAG AGATACAGAGTAGAAGACAAGAACGTAAAAGAAGAACAACGGCCAACCCAGTGTACAGTGGAGCAGTGTTTGAACCTGAG AGGAAAAAGAGTGCTGTCACTTACTTGAATACTCCACTGCATCAAGGCACCAGGAAGAGAG GTCGCCCTCCCAAATACAGCACCACAACTACCACCAGCAGCAGCACGGCGGTGCCGGAGCTGGGCTGCAACCCCCTGCTCTCCCCCACCAGCAGCCTTCCCGCCTCCCCAGCCCCTGAGCGGCCTGACACGGGGGGCTTTCCCCTCTCTGTCCACCCTCATTCTGTCCCCCAGCCCAGCCCCAGCTCCGGGGAT GGAGACATCCATGAGGATTTCTGCACTGTGTGCAGACGCAGTGGGCAGTTGCTCATGTGTGACACATGTTCGCGCGTCTACCATCTCGACTGCTTGGACCCACCCCTCAAAAACATTCCCAAAGGCATGTGGATCTGTCCTAAATGTCAAGACCAG ATTCTGAAGAAGGAAGAGGCCATTCCCTGGCCAGGTACCCTAGCAATCGTCCATTCCTATATTGCCTACAAAGAag CAAAAGAAGAAGAGAAGCAGAAGCTAATGAAATGGAGTGCTGAACTAAAGCTGGAACGGGAGCAACTAGAACAGAGAGTGAAACAGCTCAGCAACTCTATAACa AAATGCATGGAGACAAAGAACAGCATACTTGCCCGTCAGAAGGACATGCAGGCCTCTCTGGAAAAAGTGAAACACTTGGTCCGCCTAATCCAGAGCTTTAACTTCACTCAGTCCATAGAGACAGAGACCCTTAAGGATTCCAAACAGGACTGCACAGAGTCAGGAAGTATCAAAGACTCAAAGGACACTACACAAGTGTGTGTACAGGAGAGTCCCACCGAGCCTAGTGTGCAAGTACCAGCCGCTGTAGCAGTGCCCGAGGTGAAGGCAGAGCCAGAGGTCGGGGAAATGGCAGAGCCAGCAGCGGCAGTCACACCTGAGGCTGTATCAGGTGAATCGGGAGTTAGTGTCCTGGAAGTGCCCAAAACCACAGTTGACGAGGACATGATGGATACAGCAAAAACTGTGGAGCCTGTGGAGTCACCTCAGGTCAGAGATGTAAAGACAAACGGAGGAACGGACTGTGTTTGTACTGGGTTGAACCCAGAGGAGGAGAGTACCGTCGATGCCGTGGACTCGGAGAACATCCCTCCTATTGACAGCAGTTGTGCAGAGGATGCCGGGAAGATGGAAGTGGAGCTGCAGGAAGATGGAAGTCATGGCATGAACACCAACAACGGCAAAACCTCAGAACCTTCGCAGCAGGCTTTGCCAGCCCCTCTAAGCAGCGTGGACAACCCCAAATAG
- the phf21ab gene encoding PHD finger protein 21A isoform X12, producing MMELQTLQEALKVEIQVHQKLVAQMKQDPQNADLKKQLHELQAKITALSEKQKKVVEQLRKELLVKQEPDLKPQTFAATTDGKTVLLTAACPASQPLSGPPHNQGAPQTLTVTPVITAKTLPLVLKAATSTMPASMATQRSAVAMVTAINNPTRPGANSDSQSTPINLQMASKLPNQDTDAGTRIVSKNVIVVRPKPPTPINVPIAPAPPPPMVAAPLIQRPLMLTTKLTSSLPASAGPIHQVRIVNGQQCTTIDKTTTTVTGTTQLAGIVISPAQTLQISNLNSDMKTVKPQGGPEQVVIKTPPSSSPPLPPPPAKVKREESPQKLAFMVSLGLVTHDHLEEIQSRRQERKRRTTANPVYSGAVFEPERKKSAVTYLNTPLHQGTRKRGRPPKYSTTTTTSSSTAVPELGCNPLLSPTSSLPASPAPERPDTGGFPLSVHPHSVPQPSPSSGDILKKEEAIPWPGTLAIVHSYIAYKEAKEEEKQKLMKWSAELKLEREQLEQRVKQLSNSITKCMETKNSILARQKDMQASLEKVKHLVRLIQSFNFTQSIETETLKDSKQDCTESGSIKDSKDTTQVCVQESPTEPSVQVPAAVAVPEVKAEPEVGEMAEPAAAVTPEAVSGESGVSVLEVPKTTVDEDMMDTAKTVEPVESPQVRDVKTNGGTDCVCTGLNPEEESTVDAVDSENIPPIDSSCAEDAGKMEVELQEDGSHGMNTNNGKTSEPSQQALPAPLSSVDNPK from the exons ATGATGGAATTGCAAACATTACAGGAGGCCCTGAAAGTGGAAATACAAGTCCATCAG AAACTTGTCGCCCAAATGAAGCAGGATCCACAG AACGCAGATCTGAAGAAACAGCTTCACGAGTTGCAGGCAAAAATCACGGCTCTGAGTGAGAAACAG aAAAAAGTGGTGGAGCAGTTGCGGAAGGAGTTGCTGGTGAAACAGGAGCCCGATCTGAAGCCGCAGACGTTTGCAGCAACCACAGATGGTAAAACCGTACTGCTGACGGCCGCTTGTCCTGCTTCACAGCCGCTATCAGGCCCTCCACACAACCAGGGGGCGCCACAG ACTCTCACCGTGACGCCGGTCATAACTGCAAAGACTCTACCTCTCGTGCTGAAAGCTGCCACCTCCACCATGCCTGCTTCCATGGCAACGCAACGCTCCGCAGTCGCCATGGTCACTGCCATCAACAACCCCACGAGACCCGGCGCCAATTCCGACTCTCAGAGCACACCAATCAACCTTCAGAtggccagcaagctacccaatcagGACACGGATGCTGGCACGCGGATCGTGTCCAAGAATGTCATAGTC GTTCGACCAAAACCCCCCACTCCCATCAATGTGCCCATCGcgccagctcctcctcctcccaTGGTGGCAGCTCCTCTAATCCAGCGACCCCTGATGCTCACCACCAAACTGACATCATCTTTACCCGCCTCCGCTGGGCCCATCCATCAGGTGCGCATTGTGAATGGACAGCAGTGCACAACCATCGACAAGACCACAACAACAGTCACAGGCACCACGCAACTCGCAGGCATCGTCATCAGCCCTGCCCAGACACTTCAGATCAGCAATCTTAACTCAGACATGAAG ACTGTGAAACCACAGGGAGGACCAGAACAGGTGGTCATAAAAACACCACCTTcatcctctcctcctcttcctcctcccccAGCTAAGGTCAAACGAGAGGAAAGCCCACAG AAACTAGCCTTTATGGTGTCTCTTGGGTTGGTCACACATGATCATCTTGAAG AGATACAGAGTAGAAGACAAGAACGTAAAAGAAGAACAACGGCCAACCCAGTGTACAGTGGAGCAGTGTTTGAACCTGAG AGGAAAAAGAGTGCTGTCACTTACTTGAATACTCCACTGCATCAAGGCACCAGGAAGAGAG GTCGCCCTCCCAAATACAGCACCACAACTACCACCAGCAGCAGCACGGCGGTGCCGGAGCTGGGCTGCAACCCCCTGCTCTCCCCCACCAGCAGCCTTCCCGCCTCCCCAGCCCCTGAGCGGCCTGACACGGGGGGCTTTCCCCTCTCTGTCCACCCTCATTCTGTCCCCCAGCCCAGCCCCAGCTCCGGGGAT ATTCTGAAGAAGGAAGAGGCCATTCCCTGGCCAGGTACCCTAGCAATCGTCCATTCCTATATTGCCTACAAAGAag CAAAAGAAGAAGAGAAGCAGAAGCTAATGAAATGGAGTGCTGAACTAAAGCTGGAACGGGAGCAACTAGAACAGAGAGTGAAACAGCTCAGCAACTCTATAACa AAATGCATGGAGACAAAGAACAGCATACTTGCCCGTCAGAAGGACATGCAGGCCTCTCTGGAAAAAGTGAAACACTTGGTCCGCCTAATCCAGAGCTTTAACTTCACTCAGTCCATAGAGACAGAGACCCTTAAGGATTCCAAACAGGACTGCACAGAGTCAGGAAGTATCAAAGACTCAAAGGACACTACACAAGTGTGTGTACAGGAGAGTCCCACCGAGCCTAGTGTGCAAGTACCAGCCGCTGTAGCAGTGCCCGAGGTGAAGGCAGAGCCAGAGGTCGGGGAAATGGCAGAGCCAGCAGCGGCAGTCACACCTGAGGCTGTATCAGGTGAATCGGGAGTTAGTGTCCTGGAAGTGCCCAAAACCACAGTTGACGAGGACATGATGGATACAGCAAAAACTGTGGAGCCTGTGGAGTCACCTCAGGTCAGAGATGTAAAGACAAACGGAGGAACGGACTGTGTTTGTACTGGGTTGAACCCAGAGGAGGAGAGTACCGTCGATGCCGTGGACTCGGAGAACATCCCTCCTATTGACAGCAGTTGTGCAGAGGATGCCGGGAAGATGGAAGTGGAGCTGCAGGAAGATGGAAGTCATGGCATGAACACCAACAACGGCAAAACCTCAGAACCTTCGCAGCAGGCTTTGCCAGCCCCTCTAAGCAGCGTGGACAACCCCAAATAG
- the phf21ab gene encoding PHD finger protein 21A isoform X16, translated as MMELQTLQEALKVEIQVHQKLVAQMKQDPQNADLKKQLHELQAKITALSEKQKKVVEQLRKELLVKQEPDLKPQTFAATTDGKTVLLTAACPASQPLSGPPHNQGAPQTLTVTPVITAKTLPLVLKAATSTMPASMATQRSAVAMVTAINNPTRPGANSDSQSTPINLQMASKLPNQDTDAGTRIVSKNVIVVQATTTSAQPIKVPQFVPPPRLTPRPTFQPQVRPKPPTPINVPIAPAPPPPMVAAPLIQRPLMLTTKLTSSLPASAGPIHQVRIVNGQQCTTIDKTTTTVTGTTQLAGIVISPAQTLQISNLNSDMKTVKPQGGPEQVVIKTPPSSSPPLPPPPAKVKREESPQKLAFMVSLGLVTHDHLEEIQSRRQERKRRTTANPVYSGAVFEPERKKSAVTYLNTPLHQGTRKRANEDPLSKILKKEEAIPWPGTLAIVHSYIAYKEAKEEEKQKLMKWSAELKLEREQLEQRVKQLSNSITKCMETKNSILARQKDMQASLEKVKHLVRLIQSFNFTQSIETETLKDSKQDCTESGSIKDSKDTTQVCVQESPTEPSVQVPAAVAVPEVKAEPEVGEMAEPAAAVTPEAVSGESGVSVLEVPKTTVDEDMMDTAKTVEPVESPQVRDVKTNGGTDCVCTGLNPEEESTVDAVDSENIPPIDSSCAEDAGKMEVELQEDGSHGMNTNNGKTSEPSQQALPAPLSSVDNPK; from the exons ATGATGGAATTGCAAACATTACAGGAGGCCCTGAAAGTGGAAATACAAGTCCATCAG AAACTTGTCGCCCAAATGAAGCAGGATCCACAG AACGCAGATCTGAAGAAACAGCTTCACGAGTTGCAGGCAAAAATCACGGCTCTGAGTGAGAAACAG aAAAAAGTGGTGGAGCAGTTGCGGAAGGAGTTGCTGGTGAAACAGGAGCCCGATCTGAAGCCGCAGACGTTTGCAGCAACCACAGATGGTAAAACCGTACTGCTGACGGCCGCTTGTCCTGCTTCACAGCCGCTATCAGGCCCTCCACACAACCAGGGGGCGCCACAG ACTCTCACCGTGACGCCGGTCATAACTGCAAAGACTCTACCTCTCGTGCTGAAAGCTGCCACCTCCACCATGCCTGCTTCCATGGCAACGCAACGCTCCGCAGTCGCCATGGTCACTGCCATCAACAACCCCACGAGACCCGGCGCCAATTCCGACTCTCAGAGCACACCAATCAACCTTCAGAtggccagcaagctacccaatcagGACACGGATGCTGGCACGCGGATCGTGTCCAAGAATGTCATAGTC GTACAGGCCACCACCACCTCTGCCCAGCCTATCAAAGTTCCCCAGTTTGTCCCTCCTCCTAGATTGACGCCTCGACCCACCTTTCAGCCACAG GTTCGACCAAAACCCCCCACTCCCATCAATGTGCCCATCGcgccagctcctcctcctcccaTGGTGGCAGCTCCTCTAATCCAGCGACCCCTGATGCTCACCACCAAACTGACATCATCTTTACCCGCCTCCGCTGGGCCCATCCATCAGGTGCGCATTGTGAATGGACAGCAGTGCACAACCATCGACAAGACCACAACAACAGTCACAGGCACCACGCAACTCGCAGGCATCGTCATCAGCCCTGCCCAGACACTTCAGATCAGCAATCTTAACTCAGACATGAAG ACTGTGAAACCACAGGGAGGACCAGAACAGGTGGTCATAAAAACACCACCTTcatcctctcctcctcttcctcctcccccAGCTAAGGTCAAACGAGAGGAAAGCCCACAG AAACTAGCCTTTATGGTGTCTCTTGGGTTGGTCACACATGATCATCTTGAAG AGATACAGAGTAGAAGACAAGAACGTAAAAGAAGAACAACGGCCAACCCAGTGTACAGTGGAGCAGTGTTTGAACCTGAG AGGAAAAAGAGTGCTGTCACTTACTTGAATACTCCACTGCATCAAGGCACCAGGAAGAGAG CCAATGAGGATCCCCTCTCTAAG ATTCTGAAGAAGGAAGAGGCCATTCCCTGGCCAGGTACCCTAGCAATCGTCCATTCCTATATTGCCTACAAAGAag CAAAAGAAGAAGAGAAGCAGAAGCTAATGAAATGGAGTGCTGAACTAAAGCTGGAACGGGAGCAACTAGAACAGAGAGTGAAACAGCTCAGCAACTCTATAACa AAATGCATGGAGACAAAGAACAGCATACTTGCCCGTCAGAAGGACATGCAGGCCTCTCTGGAAAAAGTGAAACACTTGGTCCGCCTAATCCAGAGCTTTAACTTCACTCAGTCCATAGAGACAGAGACCCTTAAGGATTCCAAACAGGACTGCACAGAGTCAGGAAGTATCAAAGACTCAAAGGACACTACACAAGTGTGTGTACAGGAGAGTCCCACCGAGCCTAGTGTGCAAGTACCAGCCGCTGTAGCAGTGCCCGAGGTGAAGGCAGAGCCAGAGGTCGGGGAAATGGCAGAGCCAGCAGCGGCAGTCACACCTGAGGCTGTATCAGGTGAATCGGGAGTTAGTGTCCTGGAAGTGCCCAAAACCACAGTTGACGAGGACATGATGGATACAGCAAAAACTGTGGAGCCTGTGGAGTCACCTCAGGTCAGAGATGTAAAGACAAACGGAGGAACGGACTGTGTTTGTACTGGGTTGAACCCAGAGGAGGAGAGTACCGTCGATGCCGTGGACTCGGAGAACATCCCTCCTATTGACAGCAGTTGTGCAGAGGATGCCGGGAAGATGGAAGTGGAGCTGCAGGAAGATGGAAGTCATGGCATGAACACCAACAACGGCAAAACCTCAGAACCTTCGCAGCAGGCTTTGCCAGCCCCTCTAAGCAGCGTGGACAACCCCAAATAG